The nucleotide window GCTTTCCCAACTCGAAACACCAGCAACCATCATCATTGCAGCTTCAACAGCGGCAGCAAATGCAGAACCAGAATGTCCTTCATCAAGCTCGGCAACTTGAGAATGAATTAGGTGGTGAAGATAGTCCTTCGACTGCTGATAGTCGAGTCTCTCGTGCAAATATGAGTATTTATGGTCAGAATTTTGCAATGCCCATACACCCACCAAACTTTGCTTTGATGACTCCACCAACAGTGGGTGGTGCCACTACTGCAAGTGGCAGCAATCCTGGTGAAAAGAAACAGCAGCAGTCACAACCACAGGGCTCTAAGGTCGGGGTTGAACCTTCTCAGGCTTTTCCCATGTCATTTGCCTCCATTAATGGAGCCACTAATGCTCCAAGCCTTGATATTTCATCAATTGCACAAAATCATGCTTTTTTGCAAAGTGTCCCAGAGGCGGCAAGGCATGGGTTTCACTTCATTGCAGCTACTGCAGTTGCCCAAGCAGCACATCAGAAGAAGAATTACCACGTTTCTGAAGAAGGGAAAACTGGTGGAAATGATGGCTCGAATGTAGGAGAGGAGagaaaggtcattccaggaggAAAGGCTCAGCTAAATGCTGGGCAGTCTATTGCCTTTTCCCGGCCTGATTTAGCAGATACATCAGCTTCGACAATTCCAGGCAATACTGCGATTGATAGTTCAGCACGAACTCTTAACCTTGGTTCTGCTCCTGGTCGAGCCACTGGTTCTGTTATGTCAGCCGCTGTCAGCACTGTAAATGCTTCTAGTGTGCAGCAACTGCAGCGGAATCAGCAGCAGCAACAACAGCAGCAAATGATTCAACTTCAAAAGCAGCACCAATTTGCAGCTGTAGCAGGTGCTTCTGCTCGAAGCAAAACACCAGCAACAAGTAATGGAAGTGTGTACAGTGATcatatttcttcttcttcatcaatgGCTACCAAGTTTCCTAATGCACTATCTGGATTTCCTTCAATTCTTGTCCAAAGCAGCGGTAGTCCTGTTCATTCTCCGCAGTGGAAGAATAATGTTAGGACCACTTCCCAAGTTCCCTCCCCATCTCTTTCCTCTACTTCATCGTCCCTCAAAAACCTTCCCCAACAGCAAGGCCGTATCCCACAAGGGCACGCACAGATATCTTTTGCAGCCAACCCAAAACTATCAGCTGCCCCTCAAGGTCAATCAGCTGCTAATACTAACCAATCCCCTTCTCCTCCAATGGTAGTGGGCTCTCCAACTTCTTCTTCAATTTCTAAAAGTGCTGGTGGGAGCCCAAGGACAACTTCCACTTCCACAAGTAACAAAGGAGGGCAATCATCTACGCTGTCATCTCAGCAGGCCAAGAACTCCTCGTCAGCGCCTGCACAAAAATCATCTCCAGTTGGTGGAAAAAATATTCCTTCAATCCTTGGCCATCCCCATAACTCCCCCTCTACATCTAGCTCTGccccacagcagcagcagcagcagcaaccgCCAAAGCATGCATTGCAGCAGCATACGCAGATGCTATACAGCAATTATTTGGCAGCCCATGTTCAACATACTGCTAGTTCAACGCATACAACATCTGTAGGAATCGGATTTTATCACCAAAGACATCGAAGTGAGCAGCAGCAACAACCGCAGGGCTCATCAGTTACCTCCTCAGCAGGGATGATGATGTGTCCTTCCATGTCACTTCCCAACACCACCACCACTGATCCTGCGAAGGCAGTAGTAGCTGCTGCACCTGCAGCAGCAAGCAATATGAAAGGTGGTGGCTTACCTTCACAGGGTGTTATCCATGCTCAGTTTGCTGCTGCACACTCCCCTGGGAAGCCACATCTTGTTCCTGGTGGTGGTGGGTTCCCGTATGTTCATGCTGTTCAGGTGAAGCCAGCAGAGCAGAAACAACCTGCTGCAGAGTAGAATCATGTCTCCAGTACTTCAGATGGCGACCCCCATACAGGAAGAAAACTACTGAAGCTGAACAAGATTTTGGTAAAATGGGGATTGTATGTGTGCCCTTTGGCAGAGTGAGAAGAAATGAGAGAAGTGATGAATATTCAAGGAAGCATGCCTTCGGATTAGAACCCACATTTTTGAAAAAGAGGAAGGGCCAGTGGGAATGGTACAACGTATCTCGGAACTTGCTTGGTTGCAATGTAAATTGATCTCCGTATGTGTGTTCATAACCTGAAGAGGTTAATCATCAACtttctaattaaattatattggTTTGATGGCAAGAGAACGTGCAATGAGGCGAAACGAAAAGCGTTACAAAAGTGTGTTTTTTGTAGGGTTGAAGGGGGAAGATGGTGAAGATTAATTTAAGGGGGGAGGGGAAGAGACAAAGTATCTACTTGCCTTCTCCTTTTTGGGATTTaagcaatggaggattttctttttCACTTTTGTTATTTTCCAGAAAGAACAGTAGACGATATCTTTCAACATATATGCGATGGGAGGGTGTGTATGTATATGTTTTAGCACATATAAGAGTAACCCTCACAGTTCTTTTATTAAAGAATCTCTCCCTCTCTTTGTTATCCTGTgccatattttaaattttttctttctttcttctttgtgAAGTTTAACATTAGTCCAGGTAAAAGCCATGAAATTTGTTGAGACTGGTGCTCTAGTTTCAGTGGTGGTAAAGAGATGGAGAAAACTTTTCAAGTTGAAGAGGAGAGTGGAGTTTGGTCTTTGAATGATGGGAGGGTGAAGGATTTTATGTTTTTCTGTTTTGTGCGTGCGGGTGTTGTGGGCTAACCTTTCCCACTTGGCATGATATATATGAAAATTATATAAATGGCTAATGCTTCTCCTTTGAGTGGGCTGTTGAAAAGGGTGCGTCTCTTTGTTGTCCGTATGTTACacgtgtctctctctctctctctctatatatatatatgtattgtgtgGAGGATGTGATAACTTTATCTTTAAACTACTTTATTCTTATGACAAAATAATTCCCCGTCATCTTTTTTTCAACAGTGTCTGTTTATCTACGAATAAGATCTATCTTCCCCTAAGAATAAGATATGatattatttcaaaaaaaattccAATTTTGCCCCGTGTCTTGTGGGGCCCATTCAGAGAGCTGCATTCGGCCCCACGCTCACTCTCTTTTCTTGATAAAACACTCTGGTCCTACCTTCTCAACTGGGCCATGTGTTCTGACATCTTGCCTGTACTTATGATAAAGCTATTCATCTGCATAAGTGTTctcactcttttttttttaaaaacaaaataataatttatctaacAGATAGTGAATGATCAGTGGGTTGGGTGACTTTGTGCTtcaaaacatgaaattaaatTGTCCAATGGTAAAGAAAAAAAGGTTGAATTTTctggttaataataataataaaaaaatatttttgaaaggaactaattaaaatgattaatcggtgatattcaattttattatattttttaaagagAAACAAGAGCGGGTGTTTTCCTTTTCCATGAGAATTacatgtaattttatatatatatatatatataaaaaaaaaagtcccCACTTGGTGTGATGTGCTACAATTATAGAAAGAGAGCCATCTTTGTTTCTCCATTCTGAGGGCTAATGAAGTGAAGAAGGGTCCCACAAAGAGAATCAATTAATGAAAAGAACAGGCCatgtcactttactgttagacaATGGGTTGAGCATTGCAAGATTACGTTATCCCACACCAAGATCAGGGCTATCCCAACCTCCTGACCCCACAATCACCCTCAATAAGATTTATTAATGCTTTCTCCACTCCTTAATTGCCTTAGTacctttttttttcatatttttataaaaacaaaaaaaacctTAGAAAGAgagttaagaaaataattaaaaaataaaaaaaaggaaagatgAAAGAGGAATGTGGTGAAGACCTAGAGGCAGAGGCATCATAAAAGTAAAATTGACAGAAATAGAGGGGACGCTCACAACATTAGAGGCATTTCCTTGTAGTGGACAGTCACAGTGGTTTGAGATTCATCAATGATTCAACTGGATAAGCAAACAAAAGAGGAAAAAGTCCCCTTATATAATATGCCAAcatacttgattaattaatttgaCAATTTGGTTTAGTAAGGTATATTTGGActttttctataaaaaaattgTATGATTGAAGGAAAAAGTTAAGGTAAATTATTGTAAACTCCCTAGAAGTTCACAAATTATACACTTAAGtcccttaaaaaaaataatttatttattaaaatacctTAATATTTTAATAGATATTTAATAAGAATAGGGCATAGGTTGGGTAGGATAATTTAActcaactaaatttttatctCAAAAAATTTAGAGTCaattatatgaattttttttctctactctaaacgattttagattaaattattaaaaatatataatacttTTAGATCATATTATACTACTCTCTTTCAAATCAATTTAAAtctatcttttcttttttttctatattCTAACTTAATTTACTCTATTTATCTCATTAGaatctccatatatatatatatatatatatatatatatatatatatatatatatatataatcaaatcaCCTTGatcacttttcttttaatttatctttaattgatattatttttatctttttctcTAATACACTCTCGGGCTTTATCTAATTTATGTGATAAAATTCGTGACAagaattttgttttcttttttgaaAATGCAAATCCATGGCAGTAGTTGACCAAACATATTATGAATAGTAATTAGCACATGACATTTTAACCCCTCATTGAATAACTCTGGCCTCTGCCATTGGCTTCAATGTAGTATAAAATTCATGGATTTTCTCTCACATGGGACCCAACTCCACACCTAATATCACTAATTCCAACTTCAAACTTCTACACCTCCTTTGACATTAGATTTTagacttaaaaaaaataattttgaatttttttattattttaatattttataattaaaatatggcTAAAAAACAAGAATCTTAACAAGCCCATTGCTTAAGAatttaaattgtaataaaatgttgACGCTTCAACCTAAAAATAGGGGTAGGAACAACTCTGCTACGGCACGACTCTTCCCATCCAGTCGTTTATCTTGACCACGCACGCCCTTCCTTTAGCTTCGAATGGGGACTTGCTATTGGCGTctgatttattattaataaagggTAAGTAAtttcaattattaattatatatgttcAATCACTACTTTTTTAAattattccaaaaaaaaaaaattaatgacttCAATTAGGGTGATCACGATCCAGtttcaaataaatataatttaattaaaattaattttaattcaatgtCATATCTTTTAGAAAACGATTTTGATTCAATGGCTCCAACCCATTCGTTGTTAGTCCAAAGTCCCCACAAAACGCGCGCCATAACCGAAGGCTATAGTATAGGGCCGAAGTGATGGTGGTGAATGTGGCGCCGCCCCACTCCCACCCACCGAGCAAAGGAAAGAAGTGGGCCCTATGTTCACCGAAGATTTCGGTGTGGGTCCCTCAATCATCTCTTATTTGTTCCTTCAAACTAACTTACGGCCTATACCTTGTGCGGCACAACACCAAGAGTAGCAGGCTCCTGCAACAGCGACTGCTAGTTACCATATTAGCCGACATTTTTGCAGAGTAACCTTCTCCCACTGCTCCTCTTTGGAATTCAGATTCAGGAAATTCAGATGAAAGCTCAAATCCATTTCTAATCCTTGCCTCAAACTCCGTAGTTTCATTTTTCTCTACAAATTTCACTCGCCGCCGGTAATTAGTTGTTCCTCCATTACAAACTCAGCATAATTAATCTGATAATATTcttacttttcctttttttcttttttcctgaaAGTGATGATGAGCAGCACTTCGCAGCCACCTGGGTTCATTTTCCCGCGTTACAAATTCGTTAGTTGGGATGGCGTTTTCAAGCAAACCTGAAAGTCTAGTATCTTATTTTGTTGTTTTCAACTGGTAAGCTTCAAATATTCTACGTTTAACGTTTTTGATGGCttagtttagtttattttaaTCACGATAATTAACGATCATATATCAAAGAAATGATTATACCTGCTGCGATTAGAAGCTTTAATCATAACAGAATTAGATGTATTTTCAACATATCATTAATTTCGATGCAGATTATGCAAGTTCAAATTGAGCTTTTAATTTCTCATTTCAATTAATAAGATAAATATTACATCCTAGGTGGTTGATAAATTTTCAAACTCAACCGACATGATTGATTTATATTAAAAGTTAAACAATAACTAATTATGTAATttgaatattaaattaaattaaattactaaattttaattgaattaatcggTGTAGACAAGtaatttattattgttattattattaaaactCAATATTACTAatgaatgaattttaatttaataatattgtaATTATATGTTATTATATTCAAAAtggtaaaatattaaatttaagtttcaattaaatttaaacaaataaaaaataaaattactacaaaattatgattatattttgaaaattttaaattaataaagtgaaattatacttaaaaataAAAGCGTCATAACTCAATATTATTTCTTTGTCAAAAAATTATGAAGTGTTATtaagtaaaaatataaataaatttgaaatataaaattataaatattaaaaaatagttaaatattttaaaaatcaataTTCAATATCAATCCAGTTTAATTTAAGCGAATAAAAgtaataaattcaattttataaatttatcaaATGGATCAAATTAccatcaaaatcaataaattCCAACCGAGTGATCAGGACGCAGAGATGTGCCTTGGCAAACTCAAACACCACTTTGATTAGGGCGACGGAGTTggtaagggttgagaaaattaGTTTTTTctgcaccttttttttttttgaaaaaaatcatTTACctattcttttaaattttttaatgttTTTTACGATTTCTTTTGCTAGCCAAGTTGAGAATGAGCCAATCAAAAAGTATATACACAAAATCTGCAATACTCGTCTATAAAATAAGAACTAAGATACTTGAATCTATGAAGTTCAAAGAAGAAAAGGTACTCAAATCCATGAAGATCAATGAGCAAATAACTAGTCTTGAATTTTCCAAAGAATTCTAAATTATACTTCCATTCCCAATTTCAGTAGTTTCTTAACAATGGGTAACAAATATTACCCAAAACAATGCTTTTACCCCAATGTTTTGACAAGGGTTCCTATTGCTACTATACAAGCTACTAACAGGGATTGCCCTGATGCAAAGAGATTTTTGGGGAAAAGAGCTTGTCACTTCTTACTCTAATACTAataagaggagaaaaaaaaaagacaaggAAATAAAAAGCAACTTTGAATGTTGCCTGTTTATCAAAGTCCTTCTGCTCAGATTCTAATCTGAATGTGTTGAAGATGACAAATTATCTTCCTTTTCAGCTAGCTGAGTCTCCTGCTGTTTTTTCAAATACCTCTGTGCAGTTGAAGTCACAATCTTGCAAAAGAAGTTCAAAAGCATGAGCCAAACAATGGTATTCCACAATGCAGCAAATGAGAAATCCCATTTTTTCACCTGGAAGGAGCAAGAAAACAATCAAAATATATATTACTAAACAAAGGACATGAAATCAAATCAGATTATTAATGCAATATATGCAGACAACTTAAAAGCTTTTGTTTGCAATGAAAATTGAACATCCCACAACTGATCCACACGAGGATGCGAATGATGGTTATATGAGTACCTTGTTATTTGAAGGCAGAGGTGGCACAGGTGAcatatatttttctttaattgcaTGCAGTTTGCCTATAAGTTTGGGCAGGACAGAATCCAAGCCAGGTACAAAGCTGAGCACCCAGATCAACTCATTCTCTATCCAGTCAAGTAGTTGATTATTACAGACAGAGATGATAAAAACTGTCTGCAGAAAAGCAATCAAACTAAAAAACATTAAGAAGCGCAAAGACAGTAGCATTTCAAAATAAAACCAAGCATCAAACACCTTTCATCAAAGCAACAGAAGAATTTCAATATTTATTCCCCTTCCACTTCAATCATTTAGAGCATTAGGATTGCAAGAGAGTAATCCAGGCAGCAAACTTAATGACTGTACTGCAGCTGCCATGTAGTAAAAGCACCAAAAACTTAACTAAACTATCAAATGCTCCAAGGTCCAAAACCTAGAAAATATTACAAACCtgtatatgagttttcacaagtGCCTTCCCAATCAAAGTTGCAAGAAAAAACTTccaaaatgaaatcccaaattgtcCACACATAATGCCAGCAAGGTCAAATAGGGGATTTGGCACCTAAAAGATATTGTAGTTCATCAGCGACTTGCACATTTATAAACAATTAAAACAACACAAacagatgataaatcaaggtcaaCTTCTAATCTAACAAATCCTGTATCACAATGCAGAGTAATAATGCTTTTGAAGTGGGCATATTAGCAGGCAATAACAAGAAATCACTCACAGGAAAAACCAGTTGTTTTAATTTTCTAGAGAACTTGTACTGGAAAATATGGATGGCAGGTCAAACTAACCGAAGCGAGTACTAAAATTGTGAAGAAGTTCAAATGTTGAGAATGTGACAGAAGCCAGCATTTGATTGTATGGAGGTGAGTAGCTATGATTCCATTATCTTCTGATGAGGAAGCATTCAATTCTTCCATGGCATCAAATTTACTACCTGATAAACGCGCTGCACAAAGTGAATGTATTAATACACAATAAAACTCATTCAGTGATGTCAATCTATCATGATATATAGATTCTGCTTTTACCAAACTTCGAAATTGAAAAGTAAAATGGAGGAAACAGGAAGAAGCTTCCATCTTTTATAATTTACAAACAGAAAAGCACTCACTCAAGCAAAAAATGAACCATAGTTTGTATCCACCAATAACCAAGCACATAAGCAAAAATGGAAAAGTATCTGTAGTATGTTTCATTTGTATCAAATTCCACCCACTTCAACTTCAGATCAACGAAAGTGGGAAAGTGACATAATCATGATATGACAACATGCATTCTTAAACCAACCTTCATTCAATGATATGAGATCAGCACATCCCATTTTACATAGTTTCAGCCTTCAGGGACACATGAAGCATTTGAAATAGAAACTCATTCTTTGTTGGCAAGGTCTGTTTGACATGTGCTAGTGCCATAGTAGACATGAGAAGATACAACTATACTCACGCAAACTTCTTGACAGATACTGCATTCATTCTCAAGTAACTTGCCATTTAAAGATACAAGGACACATAAAGAAAAAGCCTAACCTAAATTCATTTTCAGGAAAATAGATTTCAGAATAATAACCAATTACATTTTGGTTTTGTTGATTATAACAAAGCCTCAAAACTGTTTCAGAAAATTCATTCTCATAGTATGAtatcaaactatgcatatagGCCATTGGCTCAAAATGAAGCAGATAAGTGTTTCTCTTCATATGAATCGTGTGAACTCCTTTGGACAAATTCTTAATTGGATAATTTGGCAGTtacataaagaaaagaccaaatgtGAACCTTAAAGCATACCTGCTCTTGAGATAAAATAAGGAGGAAGCTCTCCAAGCGCTGTCCCCAATCCCCATAAAACAGCTTCTATCTGGACCTGTGGCAATATGCTACTAAGTGGAACCCGCAATCCATGAGATGTTGGAAACACTGCATCTCCAAATTCATGGCAATCTTTGTCAAGCCATGAAGGACCTCTTTTGAGCTGTATTGTGTCATACATAGCACTTTTTAGATCAACTCGGCCACACTGCATTGCTTTTATTGTGAACAGGGCAATATGAGGACCCAGATAAAGGACAAAAGTGTGCAAACCAGACCCTGGAAATTAATATGAGAAAGAGAGAGATCAGACTAGCAAAAATGAAAATCTAGATTTGCAACAGGACTATAGAATCACAACAGCATGAATACTGCATATGATATCatgattttttaattattagttcATCCCGATCTCCAGAGAATTTCCTTGATAAATAAACCACATAAGAGTATCCGGTCCAAAAAATCATGCAATAAACTATTCAACACAAACTTTACAAGCGAAGTACATTTGAATGAAACAACGATGCAGCTTGAATTTCATAGAAATGACTAAAAGAGAAGGATGAAACAAGGCCCTCATCTTACTGCAATGTGAATTTTATGGTTTAAGAACCTCAATATACAAGATTTTATTTACACGTGAATTGTCTTCAATCATGGACATGGAAACCTAGAAAAATGGCCAATGAAAAACACCATAATTACCATGGTTTATAATCCAACAATAACTGCAGCCTTATTAGCTCATTTCAAAAGTTCATATTAggcataaattaataaaaaaaacctGGCCTACAATTCCCGATTTTTCACATAATACAGCAGTCCTTTGTGAGAAATTTTCATCACCGTCACGAacaaatagtaaaaaaaaaatccataccATATTAAATTCTGCTGATAAAGACTATATTGAGCATTATAGAAGAATTTTCTTGTCAAAACCTAGCATAGTTATGGCATCAAATAAAAAGTTACCtccaaatttaaataatttatatctttAGGGTTAGTTCTACACACATAGAGTTCTTGATATTCATCCATATAAATTTTGCTTACCAAGACCAATTGAAGATGCAACACCAAGGGCAATCCACCACAATCCAAACCGCAAATAATGAGCAAGTTCCTCAATGTGCTGCAAAAACATGAGAGAAGATGTAATCAATATTCCCAAGTGTCTATCTTGTCTGCAATATGATAAATGTTAAG belongs to Hevea brasiliensis isolate MT/VB/25A 57/8 chromosome 4, ASM3005281v1, whole genome shotgun sequence and includes:
- the LOC110632825 gene encoding vacuole membrane protein KMS1 isoform X3, which encodes MTTQPFKTLKFFTLAMIEYFKKSVIYLLAKGGWLMLLSTLVALLGILLVTIDGSHEKHIEELAHYLRFGLWWIALGVASSIGLGSGLHTFVLYLGPHIALFTIKAMQCGRVDLKSAMYDTIQLKRGPSWLDKDCHEFGDAVFPTSHGLRVPLSSILPQVQIEAVLWGLGTALGELPPYFISRAARLSGSKFDAMEELNASSSEDNGIIATHLHTIKCWLLSHSQHLNFFTILVLASVPNPLFDLAGIMCGQFGISFWKFFLATLIGKALVKTHIQTVFIISVCNNQLLDWIENELIWVLSFVPGLDSVLPKLIGKLHAIKEKYMSPVPPLPSNNKIVTSTAQRYLKKQQETQLAEKEDNLSSSTHSD
- the LOC110632825 gene encoding vacuole membrane protein KMS1 isoform X2 produces the protein MTTQPFKTLKFFTLAMIEYFKKSVIYLLAKGGWLMLLSTLVALLGILLVTIDGSHEKHIEELAHYLRFGLWWIALGVASSIGLGSGLHTFVLYLGPHIALFTIKAMQCGRVDLKSAMYDTIQLKRGPSWLDKDCHEFGDAVFPTSHGLRVPLSSILPQVQIEAVLWGLGTALGELPPYFISRAGSKFDAMEELNASSSEDNGIIATHLHTIKCWLLSHSQHLNFFTILVLASVPNPLFDLAGIMCGQFGISFWKFFLATLIGKALVKTHIQTVFIISVCNNQLLDWIENELIWVLSFVPGLDSVLPKLIGKLHAIKEKYMSPVPPLPSNNKVKKWDFSFAALWNTIVWLMLLNFFCKIVTSTAQRYLKKQQETQLAEKEDNLSSSTHSD
- the LOC110632825 gene encoding vacuole membrane protein KMS1 isoform X1 translates to MTTQPFKTLKFFTLAMIEYFKKSVIYLLAKGGWLMLLSTLVALLGILLVTIDGSHEKHIEELAHYLRFGLWWIALGVASSIGLGSGLHTFVLYLGPHIALFTIKAMQCGRVDLKSAMYDTIQLKRGPSWLDKDCHEFGDAVFPTSHGLRVPLSSILPQVQIEAVLWGLGTALGELPPYFISRAARLSGSKFDAMEELNASSSEDNGIIATHLHTIKCWLLSHSQHLNFFTILVLASVPNPLFDLAGIMCGQFGISFWKFFLATLIGKALVKTHIQTVFIISVCNNQLLDWIENELIWVLSFVPGLDSVLPKLIGKLHAIKEKYMSPVPPLPSNNKVKKWDFSFAALWNTIVWLMLLNFFCKIVTSTAQRYLKKQQETQLAEKEDNLSSSTHSD